In one Echinicola marina genomic region, the following are encoded:
- a CDS encoding Fur family transcriptional regulator, producing MSSKSAEILKDNQLRITSCRRDVLKAFLKKDIALSHSDLEEALKENFDRVTIYRTLKTFLESDIIHKVLDDTGVTKYALCHHDTSESHHDHEHVHFKCDVCGETQCIAEIALPAIALPEGFVVKEKSLLVHGTCNKCS from the coding sequence ATGTCTTCAAAATCAGCTGAAATTCTTAAAGATAACCAACTTCGCATCACCAGTTGCAGAAGGGATGTGCTCAAGGCTTTTTTGAAAAAGGATATTGCCCTTTCTCATTCGGATCTTGAGGAAGCATTAAAAGAAAATTTTGACCGGGTAACCATATACCGTACACTTAAGACATTCCTGGAGAGTGATATCATTCATAAGGTCTTAGATGATACTGGTGTAACCAAATACGCACTTTGCCACCATGATACTTCTGAGAGCCATCATGATCACGAACATGTGCATTTCAAATGTGATGTCTGTGGAGAAACTCAGTGTATTGCAGAAATTGCGCTGCCCGCCATAGCCCTTCCTGAAGGCTTTGTCGTAAAGGAAAAAAGTCTTTTGGTGCACGGCACTTGCAACAAATGTAGCTAA
- a CDS encoding Gfo/Idh/MocA family protein, with product MSKNDSAHFSRRKFMGASLLSAAGLSIIPQLNYAKPVAKLNELRVSSKVRLGFIGLGRQSYGILKGMINIPQVEVIAGCDVYGVKRERFQHEVGKHYSKSPEDIPVYEKYQDLLAREDIDAVVIATPDFWHAMIAIDACHAKKDVYLEKPLTFTIKEGQALVKAVRDNAIVLAVGSQQRSETNFQYAVKMVQKGQIGKIKHIKVNVGQPESPKPYDLPEESIPSDLNWKLWMGPLKAIHYNAELNPPITVNPPQNEQIWGAWRWYEETGGGLMTDWGAHMFDIAQWGIAMDKNGPVEILPQKDGRPLTFKYANGIVMTAEPFDGNARGVKFFGEKGWIQVGRGQFKSSDPSLQVPDEEQNISEGPAHYVDFIQSVIRRKDPIANVEIGHSTCTVCSLGNIANKLGRTLHWDPKEQDFHYDVEASRMLHYDYENGYELKS from the coding sequence ATGTCAAAGAATGATTCCGCACATTTTTCAAGAAGAAAGTTCATGGGGGCTTCCCTGCTAAGTGCTGCAGGCCTTTCCATTATTCCACAACTGAACTATGCAAAACCAGTTGCCAAGCTGAATGAACTAAGAGTAAGTAGTAAGGTTCGCTTAGGATTTATTGGTTTGGGGAGACAATCCTATGGGATTTTAAAAGGGATGATCAATATACCCCAAGTGGAGGTAATTGCAGGCTGTGATGTGTACGGTGTAAAAAGAGAACGCTTTCAACATGAAGTGGGGAAGCATTATAGCAAAAGTCCAGAGGACATACCTGTATATGAAAAATACCAGGATCTTTTGGCGCGTGAGGATATTGATGCGGTGGTGATTGCTACTCCGGATTTTTGGCATGCGATGATAGCCATTGATGCCTGTCATGCCAAGAAGGATGTGTATTTGGAGAAACCGCTGACCTTTACTATTAAGGAAGGGCAGGCTTTGGTTAAGGCGGTTCGGGATAATGCCATCGTACTGGCTGTGGGTAGCCAGCAGCGTTCGGAAACTAATTTCCAATATGCCGTGAAAATGGTGCAAAAAGGACAAATAGGAAAAATTAAGCATATCAAAGTCAATGTAGGCCAACCGGAATCTCCCAAGCCTTATGATCTGCCGGAAGAAAGTATTCCATCTGATTTAAACTGGAAGCTGTGGATGGGGCCTCTTAAGGCTATACATTATAACGCTGAACTCAATCCGCCCATCACCGTTAATCCACCTCAGAATGAACAAATTTGGGGAGCTTGGAGATGGTATGAAGAGACTGGGGGAGGCTTGATGACCGATTGGGGAGCACATATGTTTGATATAGCCCAATGGGGGATCGCTATGGATAAGAATGGACCTGTTGAGATCCTACCCCAAAAGGATGGTAGACCCTTGACTTTCAAGTATGCCAATGGAATAGTGATGACGGCAGAGCCATTTGATGGGAATGCCCGGGGAGTAAAGTTTTTTGGAGAAAAGGGCTGGATACAGGTTGGCAGGGGCCAATTTAAATCTTCAGACCCAAGTTTACAGGTGCCGGATGAAGAGCAGAATATTTCTGAAGGACCGGCTCACTATGTGGATTTTATCCAAAGTGTAATTAGAAGAAAGGACCCTATTGCTAATGTAGAAATAGGTCATAGCACCTGTACAGTTTGTTCTTTGGGGAATATTGCCAATAAACTGGGAAGAACGCTTCATTGGGATCCAAAGGAGCAGGATTTCCACTATGATGTGGAGGCTTCAAGGATGCTGCATTACGATTATGAAAATGGCTATGAGTTGAAGTCCTGA
- a CDS encoding hydrogen peroxide-inducible genes activator: MTIQQLEYVLAVDKHRHFGHAAEACFVTQPTLSAQIHKLESELDVVIFDRSKMPVIPTEIGSQLIEQAKKVVSESKGIYELIAQLKGNISGVIKLGIIPTLAPYLLHLFIRNFLEKYPNVQLQVEELITEEIVKRLRNDELDLGIVVTPLEEQGIIEKPMFYEKFYAYLSKGHQLLANKEVKVEDLMGDDFWMLQQGHCFRDQVLNICEQSKFQRMNFHYESGSLEGLKNMVNRYKGVTLLPELATYELSEEEKTRLRPFAGEDPIREVSIILNRSFLKKRLVELLYNEITASIPANMTSKAHGRIVKFKY; the protein is encoded by the coding sequence ATGACCATTCAGCAATTGGAATATGTCTTGGCAGTAGATAAACACCGCCATTTTGGACATGCTGCAGAAGCATGTTTTGTCACACAACCCACTTTGAGTGCGCAGATCCATAAATTGGAAAGTGAACTGGATGTAGTCATCTTTGATCGCTCCAAAATGCCAGTCATCCCGACTGAGATCGGCTCCCAGCTTATCGAACAGGCCAAAAAGGTGGTTTCTGAAAGCAAAGGGATCTATGAGCTCATTGCCCAGCTTAAAGGAAATATCAGCGGCGTAATCAAATTGGGTATCATCCCTACACTGGCCCCTTACCTGTTGCACCTCTTTATCCGTAATTTTCTTGAAAAATATCCCAACGTCCAACTTCAGGTAGAAGAATTAATTACCGAAGAAATTGTCAAACGGCTTCGTAATGACGAACTGGACTTAGGCATTGTGGTAACACCACTGGAAGAACAGGGCATTATAGAAAAGCCCATGTTTTATGAAAAATTCTACGCCTACCTCTCAAAAGGACATCAATTACTAGCCAATAAGGAGGTAAAAGTGGAAGACCTCATGGGGGACGATTTTTGGATGCTTCAACAGGGCCATTGTTTCCGTGATCAAGTCCTCAATATTTGCGAACAAAGTAAATTCCAAAGGATGAACTTCCACTATGAAAGTGGTTCACTAGAGGGATTAAAAAACATGGTCAACCGTTACAAAGGCGTCACCCTCTTACCCGAATTGGCCACATACGAACTCAGTGAGGAGGAGAAAACCAGACTTCGCCCATTTGCTGGAGAAGATCCTATCAGGGAAGTGAGTATCATTCTCAACAGAAGCTTCCTCAAAAAAAGACTGGTAGAGTTGCTTTACAACGAAATCACGGCTTCTATTCCAGCC
- a CDS encoding YcxB family protein: MIVKTKKYKLETGTYLKMGLVNVLKDQWWVILIAVAIACGYFWIPSWWWISMAIVAYLLYILFWVIQFAGVSQMEQNKVMFEKLAYEIDSRQIMMKINTKQGMPINWSMIKKAEITKDAFVLVMSKAQFIHLPFKIFNTENERKFVETILKRKGYIN, from the coding sequence ATGATTGTAAAAACTAAAAAATACAAGCTAGAAACAGGTACCTATTTAAAAATGGGTTTAGTAAATGTCTTGAAAGATCAATGGTGGGTCATATTGATCGCAGTAGCTATTGCTTGTGGATATTTCTGGATTCCTTCTTGGTGGTGGATCAGCATGGCCATCGTGGCTTATTTGCTTTATATCCTTTTCTGGGTGATCCAATTTGCCGGGGTAAGTCAGATGGAACAGAACAAGGTGATGTTTGAAAAGCTAGCCTACGAAATCGACAGTCGCCAAATTATGATGAAGATCAACACCAAACAGGGAATGCCTATCAACTGGTCAATGATCAAAAAAGCAGAAATCACCAAGGACGCTTTTGTACTTGTCATGTCCAAGGCCCAATTTATACATCTCCCTTTCAAAATCTTCAACACTGAAAACGAAAGAAAGTTTGTGGAGACCATTCTAAAGAGAAAAGGATATATCAATTAA
- a CDS encoding ABC transporter ATP-binding protein, which translates to MNLLSLHDISKKYPQSKGNSLQHISFDVKEGEIMAIVGENGSGKTTLLKLIAGLEHPDKGKITYAGQTIVNGKMATPANQRGVGVIFEDYALFPQMTLLENVRCALHQQEKNARTIARDSLALVGLEDSFALYPHQLSSGQRQRAALARALASKPKLLLLDDPFRSLDTRFKNEISEDLIDIVKGSGVTAILASHHAKDALSVADTIAILHKGKLQQVDSPVNIYKHPANAYVANFFGKRNEILATPTEEGFYCGFGFIADEQSKNFTETVKILFRSEDAKIKKNTEQPLSGEVARTLYYGDHQIVRLVDDEGKQISIKTAPRRNFEKKDRLFFTIDKYEIEEAF; encoded by the coding sequence ATGAATTTACTCTCCCTTCACGACATTAGTAAAAAATATCCCCAATCCAAAGGAAACTCCTTGCAGCATATCAGCTTTGATGTGAAAGAAGGGGAGATCATGGCCATTGTTGGAGAGAATGGCTCAGGGAAAACTACGTTATTGAAACTAATCGCTGGCTTGGAGCATCCTGATAAGGGAAAGATTACTTATGCGGGGCAAACTATTGTAAACGGAAAGATGGCTACTCCTGCCAATCAGCGTGGAGTGGGGGTGATCTTTGAGGATTACGCTTTGTTTCCCCAGATGACACTTTTAGAAAATGTGCGTTGTGCTCTTCACCAGCAGGAAAAAAACGCCCGCACTATTGCTAGGGATAGTTTGGCATTGGTGGGTTTGGAGGATAGTTTTGCTTTGTACCCCCATCAGCTTTCCTCTGGTCAGAGACAAAGGGCAGCGTTGGCCAGGGCCTTGGCTTCCAAGCCAAAACTGCTGCTATTGGATGATCCTTTCAGGAGTTTGGATACACGATTTAAAAACGAAATCAGCGAAGACTTGATTGATATCGTGAAAGGAAGTGGGGTTACAGCAATTTTGGCCAGTCATCATGCGAAGGACGCCCTTTCTGTGGCAGACACCATTGCTATTTTGCACAAGGGCAAGTTACAGCAAGTAGATAGCCCTGTGAATATCTATAAGCATCCAGCCAATGCTTATGTGGCCAATTTTTTCGGAAAAAGGAATGAAATCTTGGCGACTCCCACGGAGGAAGGCTTTTATTGTGGTTTTGGTTTTATAGCTGATGAGCAATCCAAGAATTTTACCGAAACGGTAAAGATACTTTTTAGGTCTGAGGATGCGAAAATCAAGAAAAATACAGAGCAGCCATTGAGTGGTGAGGTCGCAAGGACCTTATATTATGGAGATCATCAAATAGTCCGTTTGGTGGATGATGAGGGGAAACAGATCAGTATAAAGACGGCCCCAAGGAGGAATTTTGAAAAGAAGGACAGGCTGTTTTTCACTATCGACAAGTACGAGATAGAAGAAGCTTTTTAA
- a CDS encoding zinc-dependent metalloprotease, giving the protein MNKFHPNFIRGLLICSLLWGAAFHSGEALAQRKKKKDKKEETETPKPKEDKNGIKAYSKVITGEAKTKAGLFTVHQIEEKYYYEIPDSLMGREMLVVTTIAKTADGMGYGGERANTQVVRWDRNGNDILLKKVSYNNTAADSLPIYHAVKNSNLEPIIYKFDIEAMGKDSSSVVIEVTDLYSKDIKTIGLPDYRRKAYKVSRLSTEKSYIERITPYPINIENRYVMTYEASEPPSNSSMGSITVEMNSSMVLLPKEPMKQRLHDQRVGWFTTTVQDYGLDAQKAAKRTYLDRWRLEIKDEDIEKFKAGELVEPKKPIVYYIDPATPEKWAPFIKKGVEDWNVAFEEAGFKNAIQAKYAPSPEEDPDWSPEDARYSVIRYFASDIQNAYGPHVSDPRSGEIIESDIGWFHNVMNLLRNWYFVQTAAVNPDARGVKFKDEVMGRLIRFVAAHEVGHTLGLPHNFASSHAYPVDSLRSPSFTQKYGTAPSIMDYARFNYIAQPEDKGVNLFPNVGPYDKYAVAWGYRPILDAETPEDEQGTLDKWILAKNDDPLYRYGRQGNSYDPSAQNEDLGDNSMKASEYGIKNLKRIMPHLIDWSAEEDQPFKNFQDLEEMYGQVLTQFNRYMGHVRTNVGGVYEVYHSAGQDKAVYTHVDKNTQKSAVLFLNEQLFHTPKWLIDDKIIARTEDFGYTDRIRSAQTNILNSILDWGRLARVIENTALNGAEAYDMLNLFADLRTGIWTELSSGKSIDIYRRSLQRAHVERLEYLLNNEASSGRGKQIDASQSDIRPVVRAELKALQSKIKAAIPRTADKVSKIHLEDLLARIDTILDPK; this is encoded by the coding sequence ATGAACAAATTTCACCCCAATTTTATCAGGGGCCTACTGATCTGTTCCCTCTTATGGGGAGCTGCCTTTCACAGTGGTGAAGCCCTAGCCCAGCGCAAAAAGAAAAAAGATAAAAAAGAAGAGACCGAAACCCCTAAACCAAAAGAGGACAAAAACGGCATCAAAGCCTATTCAAAAGTAATTACCGGAGAAGCCAAGACCAAAGCAGGGCTTTTTACAGTGCACCAGATTGAGGAAAAGTATTATTATGAGATTCCCGATAGCCTGATGGGCCGAGAAATGCTGGTGGTCACGACCATTGCCAAAACCGCAGACGGAATGGGATATGGAGGCGAACGTGCCAATACCCAAGTGGTACGTTGGGATAGAAACGGTAATGATATTTTACTCAAAAAAGTATCTTACAATAATACCGCAGCAGACTCCCTTCCCATCTATCATGCAGTCAAAAATTCTAACCTTGAACCTATCATATACAAATTTGATATCGAGGCCATGGGTAAGGACAGCAGCAGCGTAGTCATTGAGGTAACAGACCTCTATTCTAAAGATATCAAAACCATAGGCCTCCCAGACTACAGAAGAAAAGCCTATAAAGTTTCCAGACTCAGCACAGAGAAATCCTATATAGAAAGGATCACTCCCTATCCTATCAATATAGAGAATCGCTATGTAATGACCTATGAGGCTTCTGAGCCGCCATCCAACAGCAGCATGGGCTCTATTACCGTGGAAATGAATTCTTCCATGGTGCTCCTTCCCAAAGAGCCTATGAAGCAAAGACTCCATGACCAAAGGGTAGGCTGGTTCACTACTACCGTGCAAGATTATGGATTAGATGCCCAAAAGGCAGCAAAAAGAACTTATTTGGACCGCTGGAGGCTGGAAATAAAGGATGAAGACATAGAAAAATTCAAAGCGGGAGAATTGGTTGAACCCAAAAAACCAATCGTATACTATATTGATCCTGCAACTCCTGAAAAGTGGGCTCCATTTATCAAAAAAGGTGTAGAAGACTGGAATGTGGCCTTTGAAGAAGCTGGTTTTAAGAATGCCATACAAGCCAAATATGCCCCAAGTCCGGAAGAGGATCCAGACTGGAGCCCTGAAGATGCCCGTTATTCTGTAATTCGCTATTTCGCTTCAGATATCCAAAATGCCTATGGCCCTCATGTTTCCGATCCAAGATCTGGAGAGATTATTGAATCTGATATCGGCTGGTTCCATAATGTAATGAACCTATTAAGAAACTGGTACTTTGTGCAAACAGCAGCAGTGAATCCAGATGCAAGAGGCGTAAAATTCAAAGATGAAGTAATGGGTAGATTGATCCGCTTTGTCGCCGCACATGAAGTAGGCCATACTTTGGGACTTCCTCATAACTTTGCTTCTTCCCACGCCTACCCTGTGGACTCATTAAGAAGTCCTTCCTTCACCCAAAAATACGGCACTGCACCATCCATCATGGACTATGCCCGATTTAACTATATCGCCCAGCCGGAGGACAAAGGGGTTAACCTATTCCCTAATGTCGGCCCATATGACAAATATGCAGTTGCCTGGGGTTACAGACCTATTTTGGATGCCGAGACACCTGAAGATGAACAAGGTACTTTGGATAAATGGATATTGGCAAAAAATGATGATCCGCTTTACCGCTACGGACGACAAGGAAACTCCTATGATCCAAGTGCCCAAAACGAGGATTTGGGAGATAATTCCATGAAAGCTTCTGAATATGGCATTAAAAATCTCAAAAGGATCATGCCTCACCTAATTGACTGGTCAGCTGAAGAAGACCAACCATTCAAAAACTTCCAAGATTTGGAAGAAATGTATGGTCAAGTACTTACCCAGTTCAACAGATATATGGGACATGTCCGCACTAATGTCGGAGGAGTGTATGAGGTTTATCACTCTGCCGGACAGGACAAGGCAGTGTATACCCATGTGGATAAGAACACCCAGAAGTCAGCCGTCCTATTTCTCAACGAGCAATTATTCCATACACCTAAATGGTTGATTGATGACAAAATCATAGCACGAACAGAAGATTTCGGCTATACAGACAGGATCCGCAGTGCCCAAACCAATATCCTAAATAGCATCTTGGACTGGGGCAGGCTGGCAAGGGTGATTGAAAACACCGCACTTAATGGTGCTGAAGCCTATGACATGCTGAATCTTTTTGCCGATTTAAGAACTGGAATATGGACTGAACTTTCTTCAGGAAAAAGTATCGATATTTATAGAAGAAGCCTTCAGCGTGCCCATGTCGAAAGGCTTGAATACCTGTTAAATAATGAAGCCTCATCAGGAAGGGGCAAGCAGATCGACGCCTCGCAATCGGATATTAGACCAGTTGTTAGAGCAGAGCTAAAAGCCCTACAATCAAAAATAAAAGCGGCCATCCCTAGGACTGCTGACAAGGTTTCCAAAATCCATTTGGAGGATTTATTGGCCAGAATCGATACCATTTTAGATCCAAAATAA